From the Actinomyces sp. zg-332 genome, the window TTCACCTGCGTGTTTATATAAAACTGGTAGTGGATTTGATTTAGCGATTGCGATATCTATATTATGTGCTGATAAAAAGATTGACTTTGATAAAGTAAAAAATTGGATGTTCATTTCTGAATTAGGACTAGATGGGAAACTCTATCCTGTAAATGGCATACTACCGATGGTAAATGCTGCAGTGAAAAATGGTTACAAAAATATTGTAGTGGCAAAACAATGTGAATATGAAGCGAAATTAGTAGACGGTAGTAATATTTTTCCGGCTGATAATTTAGTTGAAGTTTTGAACTACTTTGGAGGTAGTTTTAAAGTTCCGCAATATGATTTAGAAAAGAACTCATATGATGGAATAGAAAAGTATAATTTATTTTCCCCAATTGATATGAGTGAAATTAAGGGTAATACTTTAGCCAAATATGGTTTGGAAGTTGCTGCTTGTGGTGGGCATAATGTTTTTATGCTTGGCACGGCTGGTAGTGGTAAAACAATGCTAGCTAAAAGTATGTGTAGTATTTTGCCTGAGTTATCTAAGAGTGACTCCCTTGATGTTTCTTCGATTTATTCAGTTGCTGGCAAAAATATTGGTGGGAGACTGATAAAAACTCCTCCTTTTTACGCGCCTCATCACAGTGCTACTTTACCTTCTTTAATTGGAGGTGGAACTAATATTAAACCAGGTGCAATTTCACTAGCTCATAAAGGTATTTTATTTATCGATGAAGCGGGAGAGTTTCCAGCTAGAGCTTTGGATAGTTTGCGTCAGCCATTAGAGGATAAGTATATAACTATTAGTAGAGTAAATTCTATAGCTGTTTATCCTGCTGACTTCCAACTATTACTTGCTAGCAATCCGTGTCCTTGTGGAAATTTTGCTTCCAAAACTCATGAATGTAAATGTAGTGCATATCAGGTTAATAAATATATGTCTAAAATTTCTGGACCTCTACTAGATAGGGTAGATATACAACTTCGTGTACAGACTCAAAAGAGGCAAACATTCGATATGGAAAGTGAAGAGAAATCAGAAACTATTTTATCTCGCGTTATTGAAGCTAGAAAGCGCATATTACTAAAGTATAAAGATATAAATGTAAGTATTTCTAAAGATTTATTACCGAAACATTTACGTTCTAGTGTAAGCAAAATAGATGGCGATGGATATTTACTTGTAGAGTCACAAATCTCTAAAGGGAAACTTTCAATGCGTGGAGCTGATAAGGTTTTACGACTCGGAGTATCTATTGCTGCTTTAGATGGGTGTGATGTTGTTAGCCAAGATCATATAGCACAAGCATTAATTTTACGTACAAACATCAACGAATAGTGAAATATAGGATAGAAAATGTATTCAGAAAAAGACTTACTTTGGATTAGTTTATCTATATGCAATAGTTATAGTACTTTACCTTTAACTCAAGCTTTAATAAAAAACTGTGGCATAGAAGACACATTAAAAATGATAAAAGAATATGATTCAACATCGTTGTTACTTCCAAATAGTGTTTATGACAGTTCTTATAGTAAAAGATTTAATAATACATATTTGCATAGAAGTTTTGGGTATTTAAAAGAAATACTAAGCGTAAAAAGTGTTGAGCAAATTCTTAATCAGTGTGAGAAATTAAAAGTTAAAGTCATAACGTCTGAGAGTGATTTTTGGCCTAGACAACTTGAATTTTTGGAGCTTGAAAAACCGTTGGCGTTATGGTGTCGTGGAGATAACTTAGAACTTTTGCCTAAAAATAATATGATTTCGGTTGTTGGCTCAAGAAAATGTTCAATCTATGGTAGAAATACTGCTATTGATTTTTCTTATGATTTGGCTGAGAAGAATTTTACTATAGTATCTGGTGGGGCTTATGGTATAGATATTTATTCTCATATAGGAGCGTTAAATTCTACTGGTAACACTATAAGTGTTTTAGCTGGTGGGGTAGATAGACTTTATCCTTCTTCTAATATTTCAGTTTTCAACTCTATATTAGAAAACGGGCTTATAATTAGTGAAAATCCGATAGGTGTTAGACCAGCGAAATGGAAATTTTTGGAAAGAAATAGGATAATTGCTGCTTTATCAAAAGTAGTGCTAGTTGTTGAGGCACCGGAAAAATCTGGTTCACTAAATACAGCTAGCTATGCCGTTGAGTATGGAAAAAATTTAGGAGTTATACCAGGGAACATAGATTCTAGTTTTTGTGCAGGAAGTAATGCTCTTCTAAAACAAGGAGCTTACCCTATTACTTGTGTAAACGATGTGCTAGAACTAATGGGAGAAAAGTACGTTCAAGAAGAGCTGTTTGAACACGCTGAGAATGAAAATACGGTTGCTCAAAAACGTATACTTTCCAGTCTTTATAAAACTAAATCTAAGACACTTGAAGAACTATTTTTAGAATGCGAATTAGATGTTAAACAAATGTTGAAAACACTTTCTTTTCTTGAGACTAAAGGTAAATGTTTACGCAAAAATAATGGATGGGTTTTGCTATAAAGAAATCATTTGTTAAAGTTATCCTATAAATTGCTTATATTTGTGAGGACTTTTATGCAAAATAACAGTATTGATACGCTCATTGAAGACTATAAAGTGTACTTACTTAAGAATGAAGGTTTGAGTGATAATACTGTTAAGGCTTATATTAGTGACTTGAAGATTCTTTTTGAATTACTAGCTATAAAAGAAAAACAAGATTTACAAACTATCGATTTGTATGTTTTGCGAGGTTATCTAGCTGAAATATCAAATAGCGTAAATAAATCATCAATTGCCCGGAAAAACGTTGCTATTAAAAAGTTTTCATCGTGGGCTTTAACAAAAGGATATATAGAAGTTGATTTTGCTAGTAAGATTCAAATACCTAAGTTTGAAAATAAATTGCCTGAAGTAATAGAAGAAAACTCTCTATCTTTAATGCTGGATACTCTAAAAGAAAAATCTAAAAGTACTGAAGGGATTTCTGAGGAAAAAATATTTATATCTAATGTTAGAGCGTGGGTAATTTTGGAAATATTTTATGGAAGTGGAATACGTATTTCTGAGTTAGTAAATATAGATTTACAAGATATAGATTTTTCCAATAGTACGCTAAGAGTTGTAGGTAAAGGTGATAAAACTAGAGTAGTGCCAATGAGTAAATCAAGTATTGAGGCAGTAAATTACTACTTAGATAAAGTGTATTATAAAATTGTAGACTCTAGCTCCTTAGAGAATGCTTTATTTTTAGGTGATAGGGGTAAGAGGATTAATCCTAGAATAGTTAGGAAAATCGTAAACGAAAATACTCTGCGATATACGGGTAGTAAAGTTTCTCCTCACGCTTTGCGTCACTCTTCAGCGACTCATATGCTATCAGGTGGTGCAGATTTGCGTGTTGTACAAGAAATGTTAGGACACGCAAGTTTACAGACTACACAACGTTATACACACGTTGACACTAAGCGATTGAAAAAAGTCTATAAGCAAGCACACCCTAGAGCATAACTAGCTTTTTCTTAAGGGAAATAGATTTATTTTTCTAAATACTTCGTGGTTGCTAGCTTTTTTGAAGTTTCTTTGTACTAAATTTTTCTTTTGCGACTCTCATCTCAATTATAGGAGTAAACTAAATATTTGAGCTATCTTAAATTTTTCTTTTGACGGTGTAGGTTGAGAATATACAGTAGAAGTTTAGATGTTTTGATAACTTTTAGATTTTAAAAGACAAATAGTGTCTTAAAATATTTTAAGGCTTATTTTGTACTACTAAGAAACTGCCAGTTAAACAACTTTGTATGGAGTTATGCTAAATAAACCCTATGTTATATTAGCATTTAACTCTATAAAGAGTTATTATTTATTTAATATTACTAGCAAGATTCGTATCAATACAAAAATCATATACGCATTAAATTAATAATACTTTTTACTAAAAGCAACAATTTTATCTGTGAATTCTAAGTTCTAGTACTTTTATAAAATAGGAAAGTTGCTGTAGTTTGCTTGTCGATATATAGGAGTAATTATGAAGTTACGTTTGTATAGTCAGCTAAAACACGTCCATCTCTTAAAAGCCTACTCTTTAAATGACGTTACACATACCGATTCTCCTCAGAGCATTATCAGTAAGACTCAGTCAGATAATGAAAGATATTCAGTTGTAATTACGGATAATGATGAAAGTAATATAATTGGATTCTTTTGCTTACATATAGGGTCAGGCCCAGAAGAATACGGTTTTTATCAAAAAGGTTATGCTTTAGTAAGAGGATTTTCAATTGACGACCGTTATAAAAATCAAGGATATGGTTCTAAAGCTTTAAATGATATTTTTGATTTTATGGACTCAAACTTGGATTTAAAGATAGATAACGTTATTTTGGCTGTTAACGAAAATAACATTTTTGCACAAAAAGCTTATAAAAAATCTGGGTTTACTGTAATTAAAAACAATATAGAAGGAAAACTAGGAAAATTACTTATCATGGAGAAAAGCAGAGCCTAATCAATACTAATAACAACTATTACTACAGATACTTTGGGTATAATACATAAAATTAGCGACTAAGCTGAGTAAAATATGAAAAATACTGTAGATTTTTTCGAACTAGAGTAGTCATTTAAATGCTTGAGCTTTACTGATTTGAATTTAGTAACCACTCCACTAACTATAAAAGCTGTTTCGTGGCATTTACAACTAATAAAAGTTATGCTCAGAAACACTTACCTTTTTAGATAGAATAAAACAAGTAATAGCTGTATAAGCCCAAGCAGCTTTCGTAACTTTGATAGTCCTACTTTTATTCTTAGTTATTAGCTAGGTAAAGTTATCTAAACTATACTTTGCTTAGTATTCTTGGTTGTACACTTTTATAAGGACAATGCCCATAAATACGCTTACGTAATACTTGCTTTATAATTGTAAAATTTGTAGTCAATACATGTGCAGTGCGCTTGTAGAGGAATTTATACAGTTCTCGAATATAAGGATTATGCTGAAATCTTAAGGAATTTTCATAGTATATTCTGAGCTAGATACTACATTTAGTTACTAAACTCTCAA encodes:
- a CDS encoding GNAT family N-acetyltransferase: MKLRLYSQLKHVHLLKAYSLNDVTHTDSPQSIISKTQSDNERYSVVITDNDESNIIGFFCLHIGSGPEEYGFYQKGYALVRGFSIDDRYKNQGYGSKALNDIFDFMDSNLDLKIDNVILAVNENNIFAQKAYKKSGFTVIKNNIEGKLGKLLIMEKSRA
- the dprA gene encoding DNA-processing protein DprA produces the protein MYSEKDLLWISLSICNSYSTLPLTQALIKNCGIEDTLKMIKEYDSTSLLLPNSVYDSSYSKRFNNTYLHRSFGYLKEILSVKSVEQILNQCEKLKVKVITSESDFWPRQLEFLELEKPLALWCRGDNLELLPKNNMISVVGSRKCSIYGRNTAIDFSYDLAEKNFTIVSGGAYGIDIYSHIGALNSTGNTISVLAGGVDRLYPSSNISVFNSILENGLIISENPIGVRPAKWKFLERNRIIAALSKVVLVVEAPEKSGSLNTASYAVEYGKNLGVIPGNIDSSFCAGSNALLKQGAYPITCVNDVLELMGEKYVQEELFEHAENENTVAQKRILSSLYKTKSKTLEELFLECELDVKQMLKTLSFLETKGKCLRKNNGWVLL
- a CDS encoding tyrosine recombinase XerC, giving the protein MQNNSIDTLIEDYKVYLLKNEGLSDNTVKAYISDLKILFELLAIKEKQDLQTIDLYVLRGYLAEISNSVNKSSIARKNVAIKKFSSWALTKGYIEVDFASKIQIPKFENKLPEVIEENSLSLMLDTLKEKSKSTEGISEEKIFISNVRAWVILEIFYGSGIRISELVNIDLQDIDFSNSTLRVVGKGDKTRVVPMSKSSIEAVNYYLDKVYYKIVDSSSLENALFLGDRGKRINPRIVRKIVNENTLRYTGSKVSPHALRHSSATHMLSGGADLRVVQEMLGHASLQTTQRYTHVDTKRLKKVYKQAHPRA
- a CDS encoding YifB family Mg chelatase-like AAA ATPase is translated as MVNKYGSAMSISLIGINGKPVKVETDISMGLPRFTIIGLPDLSLKEAKYRVNSAFNYCNLGVHAGNITVNLSPACLYKTGSGFDLAIAISILCADKKIDFDKVKNWMFISELGLDGKLYPVNGILPMVNAAVKNGYKNIVVAKQCEYEAKLVDGSNIFPADNLVEVLNYFGGSFKVPQYDLEKNSYDGIEKYNLFSPIDMSEIKGNTLAKYGLEVAACGGHNVFMLGTAGSGKTMLAKSMCSILPELSKSDSLDVSSIYSVAGKNIGGRLIKTPPFYAPHHSATLPSLIGGGTNIKPGAISLAHKGILFIDEAGEFPARALDSLRQPLEDKYITISRVNSIAVYPADFQLLLASNPCPCGNFASKTHECKCSAYQVNKYMSKISGPLLDRVDIQLRVQTQKRQTFDMESEEKSETILSRVIEARKRILLKYKDINVSISKDLLPKHLRSSVSKIDGDGYLLVESQISKGKLSMRGADKVLRLGVSIAALDGCDVVSQDHIAQALILRTNINE